From Pseudomonas vanderleydeniana, the proteins below share one genomic window:
- the eboE gene encoding metabolite traffic protein EboE encodes MSSGSGWNAAQLGYCGNVHPAADLAALRASIGQLFQGVRRRRGLPEQDSGLWISARAAEELQSPLARAAFLALLRDSGLRLTSLNGFPYGQFHQRAVKAEAYQPDWADPRRLEYSLQLARLLAAGLPEDCRHGVISTVPLGYAATWNRDKQQLAEQQLRQLTAELAALQRETGKQIVFCLEMEPDCVLETTDQAIGFFRRWQATAPHHQYLALCFDVCHQAVVFEHCYQSLERLYLAKVPVGKIQLSNALVCSLPACDEQRRAQVLQALGDFVETTYLHQVKAQSPQTQLLAWPDLPAALEGPPQELAQYHELRIHFHVPLFSEEFLLPELRGSQHALHQTFDFLADHPGFRPVLEVETYSWNVLPLPLRPQTEQALLQGIAAELQWVETQLQDRQLLQLQVDRPEACAHVS; translated from the coding sequence ATGAGTAGCGGCAGCGGCTGGAACGCCGCGCAGCTCGGCTATTGCGGCAACGTCCATCCGGCGGCCGACCTGGCCGCCCTGCGGGCCTCGATCGGGCAGTTGTTCCAGGGCGTACGTCGCCGCCGCGGCCTGCCCGAGCAGGACAGCGGCCTGTGGATCAGCGCCCGTGCCGCCGAGGAGTTGCAGTCGCCCCTGGCCCGTGCGGCGTTCCTGGCGTTGCTGCGCGACAGCGGGTTGCGCCTGACGTCGCTCAACGGTTTCCCCTACGGGCAGTTTCATCAGCGTGCGGTCAAGGCCGAGGCCTACCAGCCCGACTGGGCCGATCCGCGGCGACTGGAATACAGCCTGCAACTGGCACGCCTGCTGGCCGCCGGGTTGCCCGAGGACTGCCGGCACGGGGTGATTTCCACGGTGCCCCTGGGTTATGCCGCGACCTGGAACCGGGACAAGCAACAATTGGCCGAACAGCAGTTGCGTCAGCTCACCGCCGAGCTGGCCGCCCTGCAACGCGAGACCGGCAAGCAGATCGTGTTCTGCCTGGAGATGGAGCCCGACTGCGTGCTGGAGACGACCGACCAGGCCATCGGCTTCTTCCGTCGTTGGCAGGCCACGGCACCTCATCACCAGTACCTGGCGCTGTGCTTTGACGTCTGCCACCAGGCGGTGGTGTTCGAGCACTGCTACCAATCACTGGAGCGGTTGTACCTGGCCAAGGTACCGGTGGGCAAGATCCAGCTGTCCAATGCCCTGGTCTGCAGCCTGCCCGCATGCGATGAACAACGGCGTGCCCAGGTGCTGCAAGCACTGGGGGACTTTGTCGAAACCACCTACCTGCACCAGGTCAAGGCGCAATCTCCGCAAACGCAACTGCTGGCCTGGCCGGATCTCCCGGCCGCGCTCGAGGGCCCGCCCCAGGAGCTGGCGCAGTACCACGAGCTGAGGATTCACTTCCACGTCCCGCTGTTCAGCGAGGAGTTTCTGTTACCGGAACTGCGCGGCAGCCAGCACGCCCTGCACCAGACCTTCGACTTCCTGGCCGACCACCCCGGGTTCCGGCCGGTGCTGGAAGTGGAAACCTACAGTTGGAACGTCCTGCCGCTACCGCTGCGGCCCCAGACCGAGCAGGCACTGTTGCAAGGCATCGCCGCGGAACTGCAGTGGGTCGAGACGCAATTGCAGGACCGGCAATTGCTGCAGTTGCAGGTAGACCGGCCGGAGGCTTGCGCCCATGTCAGCTGA
- a CDS encoding alkaline phosphatase family protein, whose translation MSADRQRQPLLLINVVGLTPALLGASTPRINELLKGARMAHLQPVFPAVTSTVQASILTGAPPSAHGIVGNGWYFHDQAEVRFWLQPNALIQGEKVWQALQRQLPDFRCSQLFWWFNMYADVAASITPRPHYPADGRKQFGLYSSPSTLHEIIERQIGEFPFHGFWGPAAGIASSRWIVDCAMAEFRLNKPDLQLVYLPHLDYGLQRLGPDHPGIAEDVRAIDNEVGRLLDFARQEGAAVMLLSEYGIESVSQSISLNRLLRSEGLLQVRHSLSWELLDPGASAAFAVADHQVAHVYIRQAQDIPRIKALLQRQYGVEQVLDKQEQRAWQLDHPRSGELVAVAAPGFWFDYYYWFDDRKAPDFARTVDIHRKPGYDPLELFVDPAIRFPKLKIARRLLQKKLGFRYYMDLIPLDTRMIRGSHGRLPEDTANGPLLITDCDLPLPEHLPVTAVKQLLLQHFLGQPNRDKAYAKEFPCGEPFR comes from the coding sequence ATGTCAGCTGATCGTCAACGCCAGCCGCTGCTGCTGATCAACGTGGTGGGGCTGACTCCGGCCCTGCTCGGTGCCTCGACCCCGCGCATCAACGAGTTGCTCAAGGGCGCGCGAATGGCTCACTTGCAGCCGGTCTTTCCCGCCGTCACCTCGACGGTACAGGCCTCGATTCTCACCGGGGCACCTCCCTCGGCCCATGGCATCGTCGGCAATGGCTGGTACTTTCACGATCAGGCCGAAGTGCGCTTCTGGCTGCAGCCCAACGCACTGATCCAGGGCGAAAAGGTCTGGCAGGCGCTACAGCGGCAGTTGCCCGACTTTCGCTGCAGCCAGCTGTTCTGGTGGTTCAACATGTATGCCGACGTGGCGGCCTCGATCACCCCGCGCCCGCACTACCCGGCCGACGGACGCAAGCAGTTCGGCCTGTACTCGTCGCCCTCGACCCTGCATGAAATCATCGAGCGGCAGATCGGCGAATTTCCCTTTCATGGGTTCTGGGGGCCGGCCGCCGGCATTGCCTCCAGCCGCTGGATCGTCGATTGCGCAATGGCCGAATTCCGGCTCAACAAGCCCGACCTGCAACTGGTCTACCTGCCCCACCTGGACTATGGCCTGCAACGCCTGGGGCCCGACCACCCGGGCATCGCCGAGGATGTCAGGGCCATCGACAACGAGGTCGGACGCCTGCTGGACTTCGCCCGGCAAGAGGGCGCGGCGGTGATGCTGCTTTCCGAATACGGGATCGAAAGCGTATCGCAGTCGATCTCCCTGAACCGCCTGCTGCGCTCGGAGGGACTGTTGCAGGTGCGCCACTCGTTGTCATGGGAACTGCTTGACCCTGGCGCCAGTGCCGCCTTCGCCGTGGCCGACCACCAGGTGGCCCATGTCTACATCCGTCAGGCCCAGGACATACCGCGGATCAAGGCCTTGCTGCAGCGCCAGTACGGCGTCGAGCAGGTGCTGGACAAGCAGGAGCAGCGCGCCTGGCAACTGGACCACCCGCGCAGCGGCGAACTGGTGGCCGTGGCCGCACCCGGTTTCTGGTTCGATTACTACTACTGGTTCGACGACCGCAAGGCGCCGGATTTCGCCCGTACCGTGGACATCCACCGCAAGCCCGGCTACGACCCCCTGGAGTTGTTCGTCGACCCGGCGATCCGCTTCCCCAAACTGAAAATAGCGCGCCGCCTGCTGCAGAAGAAGCTCGGCTTTCGCTACTACATGGACCTGATCCCGCTGGACACCCGGATGATTCGTGGCAGCCATGGCCGGCTCCCCGAAGACACCGCCAACGGGCCCCTGCTGATTACCGATTGCGACCTGCCGCTGCCGGAACACCTACCGGTGACGGCGGTGAAGCAACTGCTCCTGCAACATTTCCTGGGGCAGCCCAACCGTGATAAGGCCTATGCCAAGGAGTTTCCATGCGGCGAGCCATTTCGATAA